From Arachis hypogaea cultivar Tifrunner chromosome 3, arahy.Tifrunner.gnm2.J5K5, whole genome shotgun sequence:
GAATGTTTTCATTTCGTGAATTGattattcttttttttgttttcttttttaaggTGTTGGAAGGAAGACCACCAACTTGTAAAATATTTAAGCAACAGGTTTGCCATTTTCTGTTTGTGGATGGATACTTATAATGATCAAAGGGATCAAGAACAGCTCCctgattatattattcttttgcaGTATGCTTTTAATATATTCTCGCACAATGCATCTGTTCTTTCAAACGGATacaatgaagaagaaatgaaaatggtCAAGGAAACAAGGAAAATCTGGGTAAGTTGTAATTGGACGTGCCTAACTTGTTATTAGCTTATCTCACAATGTGCAATTCTTATGCATTGCTTATTTCACTGTTAATCTCTTGCAGAATGACAAGGATGTCAAAGTAACTGCAACATGTATACGTGTTCCTGTTATGCGGGCTCATGCTGAGAGTGTGAATCTTCAATTTGAGAGCCCCCTTCATGAGGTAGTTCATGTTCTGATGAATAGAAAACTAGACACAGGCTATTCCATGTTTTTAATATTCATTATATGCACACATGTTCCTTTTACATCATTGTATCATTTGATCATTTTACTGAGTCAGACTGTCTGTTCTTTTATTCAGTTCTTTTACATCTTTGCTCTGTTTCATCTACATGGAGTTTCCAAATGATAAATTGGTGCTGTGAACTTATATTATGCATTTTTCTATTTATTGAGGGCAATTATATGTTATGAAATATAGGATTTTGGTGGTGAAATAGAAATCTTGTCTGGAAGGCTATGATCTAACTCGTCTATTTGGGTTTCACTACCTCAGGATACTGCAAGAGATATTCTGAAGAATGCTCCTGGAGTTGTGGTTATCGATGACCGGAAAGCCAATCATTTTCCTACACCGTTGGAAGTCTCAAACAAGGATGATGTTGCTGTAGGCAGGATTCGCCAAGACTTGTCTCAAGATGGGAATAAAGGGTAAATTTCTTCCACGGCAACATATTATTAGTTTTCAGCTTGCACTTGATCATAATTGCAAGGATCTTATAATGGTGGTTATGCACACAGGTTGGACATATTTGTATGTGGTGATCAAATTCGCAAGGGAGCTGCACTTAATGCAGTCCAGATTGCTGAGATGCTTCTATGAGTTCTGATATTTGAAGGTTGTGGTACTCAAGGACTATGCTTCTTTGGAATCAGTTTTGTACTTGCTAGTTTGATGCGATTATTCATTCCTCTCATTAGAATTAACTTCTGAGGTTCTTTGGAATCAGTTTTGTACTTGCTAGTTTTGAAACTATGTTTTTTTATGAGAGTTTAAGGCTTTTTATTTGCAAAACTTCTGTAATCTATAATCCTTTTTCTATTGGTAACGACAAGCATCCGAAGACAAAACACCCACCCATGCTTACTGCTTAGTTCCAACCTCTACACAGATCAAGAATTGATTAGATTCCTCtggtgtattttattttatattgatgcTCGCAAATCACTTGCGTCTTTAATATTTGTAATTAGGAGTTTAATAATGGACATTTGACGACGGGTTTGCCGATGCCATTTCTTCATACTTGTCAAGGGAAAGTGTGTAAAAATGAAGAAGCTAGTTTTCCGATAATGACACCAAGTTCAAAAAGTATTTATGTATGGTTGAGATTGAAAAGCTTATAAAACTAAGTCGATATCCTAAAATCGTACTGTGGCAAAAGACATGGGAGGGGGAGACGACATAATCAGAGTAGAGCGAAATAGGAACTTCAAATATCTAAGGTTAAAAGCTATTCAATACATCTATTGGTTGTACATGTCAAATAAGTACATAAAATGGAAGGTATTCATTTCAGTTTTGGCTCGTTCTTGGGCAACTCATCAAATCAAAACGATAATATACATGATCCGCCAACATCTAAAGACGCATATAATATCAAGGGCAGCATAGTCTATGAGAATGTCATCGGGAAATTCAAGACATCAAAGAAAAGCAACTACTCAGCCAATGACTTCAAAGATTGAGTGATAATATGCTTATTTAGGGTTCCTAAGAACAATGATGACAGAATCTCCACGGAGGAACATTTTGCTGATGAATCTATCCTTGTTGACTGGCTGAGCCTTCTTCTTACCTTTACCAGTCTTTGGCACCTGTTTGTAATAAAAACTATTATAGGAGGCGCATGTGATGAATACAAGGaatttattgcaaaaagaaataaagaaataaagaatacCTCAGTCCACATCTCCCGTACATTTTCAAGAACCATATTGCAGTGTCTATCAAAAGCCCTAACACGACCAAGAAGCTTTTTGTTGTTTCGGCAATTGATAAGTACCTGCATCAGTGAATTGGTTGAGCAAGAGAGCACATCAGAAATCTAAGCCTCGGAACAATAGTTGATGGTACTGTACAATTGAAGAGTAAACACACCTGCGTGTTGTTCTTAACACTCATCATGAGTACAGACAGCGGACCGGTGTTAAACTCCTCTTCCTCAGTCTTACTAGTCTATAGAAATAAAATATGTAAGTTTGGTTAGATATTAAAACATGATGTTGAACTGAGCTCTAAAGTACTAAAcagtaacaaaataaaaactgCAAGGACATAGGGAGATGAATCTTAAAACTAAATTCAAGAAAGGTAGGTTATGTTGCTTCCATATGATCATAGGAAAGAAAGAAATCTGCTATAGTTCGAACTCCAAATTTTGAAATCTGTCTATTAAAAATCTGAaactctaaaaacctaaaaacatgTGAAACgaaaattacaatttataaacCAGAACATAAAGGAAACTTGACACAGCATAGttgcttgaagaataaaagaaCTTACATCTTCCTCCATGGGCCGGCTTCAAAGAGAAAGTTGGAAGAAGACAACAGAAATGTTAGTGTTCAACAGGGAAGATAATATCCGAAAAAATAAACACGGAAATAGTAAGAAATAAATACCTCATgttgagaagaaatgaaatgcagTTGCAAAATTCTTCAAGCAAAGCTGAAACACATAATAGATAACATATCAatcaaaagatattttaaaaaaaaaagttatgaacATATTTATAAGTTTAAAGGAAAAAATTACAATAACAAGAAATACAATTCATATGATAGAGAAATAGAGAGAGAAGAATTGAAAGTGCAACAAAAAGTGAAAGTAAGATAGGAACAacagaaagaggaaagaaaatattAGCAGGCCTCCTCAGTTCAGGTCTCCATATATTTTCCGCATGGATTACTCGGAAGAACGaaagttatatttttttgatCATCCTTGGAGGCTTTCTGATAGAGATTTCAGAATGGGATAAACATAAATCACTAGATAATAAAAGAGCTACATCATCATTAATAAACATGAAACAACCAAGAAACTATTTCACTACTTAACCCGTgcatttttcaaactaaaataaaaaagtgaacaTTGAGAACCATAAAACTGGGGTTATTACAGGAGAACAGCCAAGCATTAGGAAGCCTCTTCAGTTCAGGTCTCCATATAGTTTCCGCATGGACAAATCGGAAGAACGAAAGTTATTTTTTGGATCATCCTCAGAGGCTTTCCAATTGGTTTCAAGACAGGGCAGACTCAGAAAACAAAATCGACAGAAGACCTAATAGCACATGCCAAGCTAAAATAAAACAGTAGAATATATAGTTGAACAAACATCATGAAATTGGGAAGGCAAGGGAGAGGGGAAACAAGCAAGCATAAAGCCTCTTCAGTTCAGGTCTCCATGTAATTTCCACATTGACAGCTCAGAATAATGTTTTTGATCATCCTTAGAGACTATATGATAGTTTTCAAAATGGCAGCACACACCGTGTACAAAGGGCCACAAAGAGGGGGAAAagatttcttcaaaaactcaaaaaaaaaaaaaagaagaagaaaaagatagcaCTGCAACATCCTTCAAATTAAGAATAATGGTTCATACCAAGAACAAAATGACTTGGGTAAAGAATTAAGCTTAAAAATCCAAATAATGGAAACTTGATTTATTCAGTGTGTCAAAACCTTCACATGTGATTTGCTTCCCCAACCATGTCCATAAACCTTAGCTAGGGTTCCAGTTACTACGACTACAATCGGGCAGTagaaaaaggaacaaaaaaatCACCAAATCTAATCAAATTCGAGTTCAAAATAATCAGAAACGGTGCAGCGGAATCTATCATCTTATAAACAAAGCACTTCAAAAGAGAAAAAAGCATAACGATAAGCAGGAGGATGTGTTTGGGAAGTGACAACCATGTCTCCTCAGTTCAGGTCTCCAAAAAAGCATTCCTCACAGAATTGTTCATCAGAAGAACGAAAGTTTTACTGAAATTGATCCTCATCAGAGACACCAGCACTTCCAGACCGAACTTAAGCAAAAAATGAAATGCACAAACACACACAGAGGAGCACTTATTCAACCACAGAACCACCATTCTCGAACAATGGTGTACGTAAAATGGAAAAACAACATACCTTACGCACAAGATCTGAAATCGGAAAGTGACGAAGACGAAGGTTAAGCTACCAGACTTGGCAGATTTTATAGTGCGAACCGGTAAAAATCGCAAAACCCTAGCTCATGTTTTGGGATATTCTGGTTATAACTTATAAGAGAGAAAACCCTAGTTTATTGGGTAGGCCCATTTACATTTTTTGGCccatcttaattttttaaaaattaaaactaaggaAAACCCTGTCCAAAAGAAAGCCTAAGGAAAACTAAACAACTGCTAGGAAACGACCCAAAAAAATGCTGCTAGaagaataactaaaaaaaatttggttggTCAAGTGGTTAGTTAATTGGTCTCCTTAAGCAACTGTCGCGGATTTGAATCCCGATCCAAACCGCACATTTGCGTATCGGATATATccgtaaaatacaaaaatatttttaaaaatttatttttattaaaaaatatcaataaattcattttttctattcatTTAAATATGTAtactcttaaaataaaattaaatatacttttttttaaataataaattaaaataatacaatatatatgataattatttgttgaaataaaatataaaaaaatatttacttatttatttttgtggATACATAAATATGTGGATACCTACACAAAATTCGTAATTCGATCTTATTAGGATCAGATCCAATTTGATAGTCTTACGAATCAGATCTATATCCATAATTTTTATATTCGATCCAAACATCTCTAGTTGAATGAgtgtaattttaaaaataatattattaaaatttcagttttcgtttttaaatttttcaatttctgtgtttttattttttaaagatattaaagagattaaaattttatatgattgaaattttagCTCCTAATTATGAACACCAAATACAATAACTCAAAATAAATGCTACTTTAGAAATACTTGCGGCAGAGGGTAGGATGTTCTTGGAATTCTATCGGGTCAGGCCAGAAACGATAATTTAGAACAACGGGTCGGGTAGATGGGGTTGGACTTTGGAGGTTTGTGTTTTGGGGATGTGCCCATCTCCAACCCAAAAAAGAGTCATCCTCGAACATAAAAGTATAAAACATTTCGTAACTAATTGTTTATTCTTATACCCTTATTCTTAATACACCAGTACATAAGATTGAGATGAAAGTTactaacaaaaatacaaaataataatttataaggattgtttttaagtgatttttttaaagattaaaaaaaaccaattttatatttaaatattttatataaaaaaatatttttatttaataattatatttaaatacaataatataaaaatattctttatttatttataatattaaaaatatatttttaagtaaaaatttcttttaaataaaaaatataaatgataaattatacttttaaaaaatattttttaatgttttttttattattaaaattttgtcaaacactttaaAAGAATATCTTTTTTCTAACAACCTAATGATATCTAAATGAGTTTGTAAACAATAAAATTTCTATCTAGACTTGGTTAACTATTTGTACTTTTTCATTGATAGCTAGCATGGCCGAGTGCCTGGCCAGTGAAAAATTGCTCAATTGCTCTAAAACGGTAAAACCTAAGCAAGGATATTTTCgttcattaaaaataatattgtaaTTCCTtcttagcaaaataaaatatcacTTGATATGACGCGCTTTCGATTCTTGATTCTTCTCATGCCATGCGCTTATTACTAAGGGTGGCAACGGGACGAGTAGGAGCGGGTTTTTGCTCTATTCGATCTCGTCCCATCGTATAACAACTCACATAGAATTCGTTCCATTTCTATTTGTGAGTAGTAAAACGTTGAACTCTAATTTATCTGTGCGGGTATTCGTCCcgtccctataattattaaaatctaataaataaaattaaattttaaattttatataattatcatcacatacataacataaattaaaataaaaatttaaatatgatacaatattattaatcatttactagttattttacatatattatatatattatatattaaaattatatatattatatatataacggAGAGAGTAGGGGCGGGTATTACTTAAACCCGATCTCGCCCCGCCCTCCCAACAATCCGCTCTGCTAAAAATCTGCTCCTGATGCGAGGCAGGTAATTATCCGCCCCCAACAAATAGAGATGAAGTAGATACTCGTGGGTTCGGGTGATATTGCCATCCCTACTTATTACTTATTAGTTTGTGTAGTCTCAGCAAAAGCAATGGTCTAAGCCCATTTATCTGCTTTTATTTCACACCAAAAATAGGCACTCTTCTTAGTGGATGttacaatatttttatattgtatgaaattttgaaattctttTATATTACTAATATTATAATGTACGTTGACGTAATATTTTATGAAGTATTCTATTAATAGAATTTTTAttgtatattaatataaaattattaaacaattaatatattttttttgtaaaactatgaacatattaattatattctttaagatatatttttaataaaatggcaattataattattattgagaTTTTTTAATGACTTATTATTAAGAATTTAACATGTTCTATTGGTATataagttattaaaattattaattcgtTTATAAagtctaattaattaataattttaaaatttatttattttaattatttatttgatattataatttatctcataaatttgtcttatatattattgtttttcatctatagtattataattttaaaaattaactatattaTAACATATCATTTaattaggatatatatatatatattagaaacaaaattaatatttttttaaagtgttattttaaattaatttgtcaaaAGAtacttaaaaaaaagagaaaatttcactCCCCTCTCCTATGAGATGCTAAAATAACACTCTCCTtccttctattttataaatgtacatttttctcccttctaacttttaaaaaaacctcatctttaatccattttaaattttttgtgttcactaatattaattttatccattttttaagaaaaaataaattattttttgaaaaaatacccattaaaaaatgttgttttttattattaaattttgcttaccaaaataccctttaataaattattcttttattgatctaattgtatttttaccaaaatattttcaaaaaaattaataattaaattatttttttaagatacctagctttcaataatttttcaattattaaattgtaattttactaaaatttttgttaataattatttttatatttactattaattttttgatattaatatatattattttaacattaaataaaaaaatcttaccactgttaatatgtataacaattaatatatattgatattgaaaaataatcgtactaaa
This genomic window contains:
- the LOC112734206 gene encoding uncharacterized protein, whose translation is MSRPMEEDTSKTEEEEFNTGPLSVLMMSVKNNTQVLINCRNNKKLLGRVRAFDRHCNMVLENVREMWTEVPKTGKGKKKAQPVNKDRFISKMFLRGDSVIIVLRNPK